GAATATGAAGAGGATCGACCTCGTGGCTCGTTTCCTCGGTCGTCGCCTGCTCCCCGGTAGGGGTCGATCCATGGGCAACGAAGATATCATcttcttcgggctcatccctgAGCCGGTGAAGGAAGTCAGAGTCCGGTACCTTGGACTTAGTATTCTTCTTGGGCTTATGAGCCCGGGTAGTCGCCCTCTTTTTTATCTTTGCCTCAGGATCCGGGGAGCCCGAGGACTTTCTTTTCCTCTCCTTCTACCAAATAACAGCCCCAGGCTGCCCTGAAACGGAGGGATTGATGGGTAAGGACGCATCCCTGTCCCCATCCAGCGGCCTACGTTCGGTCAACTTAAGCAAACCTGCGAGGGAAAGGAGGAGAAGTCAGTATTATGTAAGTTTGAGGCGTAGTAATAACTATTCAGGGAAGAGACTTATCATGAGAACGGACCTCCCATCTACCCTTCGAAAGTTTGCACCACGCTCGCTCGTAGTATGACATCTGCTTGCAGATTttttcgatccactccttgagccgggGACCACATTGGGAACCCAGACAATAACTGTACGACCATAAATATTGGCGATGAgagaaaaaataaaggaaaattaatACTTAAGGAAAGACTACACTTACGAGATACATTCCACTTCTCAAGGAATGGCAGAAACTCGGGAGGGATCAGATCTTCAGTTTTTACCCGAACAAAATGCCTCTGCCAACCTCAGTCTCGATCCTCGTCGATCCTCGAAAAGTGAGCCTTGTTGGCTTGGCGAACaagcttgattagtccccctcGAAAATTTTAGGGACTGTACAGACGGAGTAGGTGGTCGACGGTGAACTGAGGAGATTCGGTGTTGTTCACAAAATGGCataggaggatcacgatcctccaaaggGACGGGTGGATTTGCTCAAGGCACACCTCGTATCTATTACAAAAAGGGTAGAACTACTGGGTCTACGggcccaatgtgaaggggtaagtataaacacttaaatacccGTCCATGTGGGTAGTAATATCATCCTTAGTCCCAGGGACAACCACGTCCTTGCCTTCCCATTTACAATCCTCTCGGACTATGGGAAAGGTATCTTCAGTAAGGAGCATATGTATCTACATGCTCCTTCACATCAGTCTTGTTTGGCGGAGGCCTTCTTGACCTTGAAGTCATCCCCGATTGAACAGCTCCCGGGTATAAAGCTTTTCACGGTGGGCTTTGGGGCCACCTCAAGAGCAGCCACCTCGGCATTTGTGGTCGGGTGGGAAGATGAAGGGGCAGCCTATTGAGGAACTGATTTGGAAGCTTTAGCCATCGTGATCTGgaaagtatgaagatttgaaggaaaagTATGAAGGTTTGGAGAAACAAGTATGAAGGTTTGGAGAAAAGAGTATGAAGGTGGGATGAAGATCTGGTTAGAAATCTAAGaacaaatatgatgattttaagATCAAAGATGAAGGTatgaaaatttgaaaaagtttagaGCCGCTAGAAAATTCGAAGGTAAAAGTTAGGATCGGAAAGTGAAAGAAGTATAAAAGGTcgaagcttttatagggaaaAATATAAACAGTACGCGACGTTTCACATTCGAAGGCGACCAGCCGATGATCGACACATGTCCAAAGTCAGAACGACTCGATTGATTGGACGTTTCGGCTTATCCGTCATCTCGGTTGTAACGTATGAAGGAAGGAACTGAGGTTCATCTATCGTTTTGGCAAACCTACTctttgagaaacgaggggactatatgtatacgggtgaaaccggggCTAACACACACCTCGATTTATCGGTGGGTCAAACGAAGAAAGGATATGACTACATGGGAACGGAATCGAAGCTGGGGACTTCCATTACTGAGACTCGAACGGAGTGCTCGCCACCGGACCTGATAAGACAACACTCCTTGAACCCAGAACAAGCTCTGAGACCTCGGAAAGCATGGCaacggttgcacacgactaacagagGACCATGATATCCACACCCCCACCGAATATCACATCGCAGATTCGTCCGATGTAGGTAGCGGATCAGTAATTGACGAGAAAagaggatttttacctttttttagaattgtactagggatgaaattctcctactatataaagagaaaGTTTTTTATTCAAtatgacacattgtaacacgcaaacCAAGAAATACAAACTCACTTTTCTGCTTTTTAGCTatttcaaagttcttattttgtCGTTGTTCTTCATACACAATTGGCTTCGAGTTAAGGGTTCGATCGAGGACATAGCTACTGTTTAGCTTAAATTCGAGTCCGACTGTAACATCATGATTGGTTCTCTTATTCATTTCATTTTAAACTCATTTATTTAACATTCTTTAAATTCGAGTCCGACCGTAACATCATGATTGGTTCTCTTATTCATTTCATTTTAAACTCATTTATTTAACATTCTttattatttgtgttgaatcagttcacatattcttaaaaccgcgtgtaaatttaattgttatccgttttaagggtaaacacttTTCATGTTACAATATTGTATTTATTGTGAAAGTTACTTCTTGTTGTACTAGTGGTTGTAGATTCGTGCTGAGCACAAGATAAATACAGTAAGATCAAAATATTTGTAGTTAAGTACTTATATCAGTTTGTCAAAtaacttaaaattatttacattATAGTTGAAAACTAAAGAAAGAATTACAAGAAAATACACGTGATTGCACACCATAACAAAAAATagcttatatttttaaattttacccGACCTAGTCCATATTGTACATATTTTGAAAGCACTAGCAAACTCAAAATTTGTGTTCTTACAATCATTGATTTTAAAAGCTACAGAGTTAAATCTGTGTTCTCACAACCATTGCTTTTACTCTCTCTTCTTTTCACATCTTCTACATATGCTTCAAGGGGCCATCCGCCATTATTGCTTCTCCCTCTGTATCCCCTGgttgcaatgtaagaaaattgaagagtACAAGTCCACCATTGAAGGCCATTCAAAGCTTTGCTTTCGAAAACAGAATTTTTTTAGtttgttagttgtttggattgggtgttgttccaattgattgaaaatatcaaaaggagttcaaaatttaaatttgaagtgttttggagtagatttgagcaAGTTTTGGATTAAATTTCAGAAAAGATGCAAGGAAGAAGACGAAGTCAGTtttttgtataattatgtataatagtgtatatgagtgtataaacacatcttatacactattatacacttttatacacCTTTATACAAGTGTCTGTAGACGAACTTCTACCACGATTTTCAGTTGCAATTCTTGttcaaaaccagtccaaatctccattaaatgacttcaaaatttatacacaacctccttatactatttctaacaagtctaaataacacccactccaaatttctcacaaaatcaaattCGAAATTTAAACTCACATATTTAAGCttgttaaaaatctaattttcatCACCCAAATGGATTTGGTTTGTTGAACTAATATTTGAGTCACAATTACTGATTCGAAAATTAACTTAAAAGCTTGAGCaatctttttttaaaattaaatagtaattttGAGAACATATTTGAGTTGAATGTTGAATCTTAgcctattatttttgggctagttggttgtaaattgaaatatgggctataaaattgaaaagtagggaGTCAAGTTGTTCTTTaagtgaaatttttccttaaTAATAATTCAGTAAACTTTAGTTTGGTCCCTAAGGGATTCTATCAAACATATAATCTTACTGTATTTATTTAATATTCATTAAAGCAAAACAAATCTAAAAGATGGAGAGTGATAACTAATCTACTCGTAGCTGGCCGTATTAAATAATATGCGAGAATTTATGTACTATTTTATGCGAGATAGAATGTAAAAGTAGAATGAATAGAGTTTAAAGAGTAAATTGCATGGACTTGAAGGAGATAAAAGATGCACTTTGCAATTAATATTGCTAATGCCTAACAATTCCAGAAATATCAAGAAAAGCATTCTGTAAACCATTGTTGACTAGAGAATTACTGGTTGCAGCCTTTCTTCCAACTTTTATACCAAAGTTTTCTCTAAGTGATTCATTGCTActatataaaaataaacaataaCAAAAAGAAGCCTTTCTTGTTGTGATCGGCTAATGATCCATTTGATCACCTCTGAATCAAATATTAAAAAAAGAAGGTTCTCTACATATCTTACTGACATATAAATCTCTAACAAGACTAAAATAATATAGAAATTGTAAGAACAAAAATGATAGTACCTCTCTATTGCTAAGGTAGTTTGAAAATGTTTGATTTCTCACCAGAACTCTATGCTATTGAACAAATTTAACAGAAATTTTAAGAACTAAGAAGATAAGATTtatgtctctctctctcttccaATCGCAACTATGGAATGTATTGGCTTCAATGTTGTTGATCATTCTTGCTCAACTCTTTGGCTGGTGCTTTAATATCTATTTTTCAGGATTTTAGTTTGTTTCTTGGTTGTCTTCTTCTCTGCTACATTTTCTACCAATAGGTCATCTGACTGTTATTTTATGAAACAAAATGTCAAAGACAGCTATGTAGATGCCTTGAAATTATGCTACTCTATCAATTTTGATTAATTATCAATCAACTCAAATACTCCAAATCTTCTTCACATAATCTTTGCCTTCAAGAATGCATTTCGTGCTTGATCAAAAACCAATAAGCTAAGCTATACTTTGTCGAATGAAAAGTCATCCACAGTATTGAAACAACTATATTGAGCACCACCAGCAACAAGAACTATAGTGCTGCGGCATCTCTATTCAAATTCATCTAATCTATCTACAAATCAAGCGTAACGCACTTAAATTTAAAAAACAACTCACCTGCTTTAAGCTGCTCGAGCTTGTCCTCCTCCCCAGCTTACGCTCCATAGTTTTCAATTCTCCACTTTAATTGTCTGTCCCTGGATAGATCAATGACATGTTTGCGCTCCTCTTATAACTTGTCAAGATGAAATGCAACTTTACATGACAATGTAAGTGTGAAGCTGCACTAACCTTCACTAAAAGAAAACCAGCCTATTCTACATTTATCTGAGAAAACATTTCCCTTAAATTGGAGGCCAAAGCACAGCGAAGGATTTCATTCCTAATGCAAATAAAGGAGCTCGAATGGAATGTGATTTCACATGAGGTTCTGTCTAAGCAGAGAGTTGAAGCATCATGAAAATTATTACCATAGAAGACAAAATTTATACATAAAAGAAAATCCAGAAAAAAACAGAGTTTCAGTTGGGAAACAAATGCATATGAAGATGATTAATATATCTAACTCAGATATTCTGTTATAATCATTTTCTTTTTGTCTATTCTCGATATTACCATGTCCTCTTCTTTTTGTGTTCGAACTCATCCCTCAGATTGTGCTGTTACCAATGAATATTTTATAGCAGGTGAAAGGTGGTACCTAAAGAACGTTAGGAGAAGCACAATGAAGCATCCAAAGTTCAGTCGagtgtcattttctttttccataGGTTCAGTAACACAGTAACTCCCTCCTGTAAAGTAGCTTTCTCAGCAACGTCATAATTCCACAGCTCACAGATGATGTATCCTCCACTTGGGTTATATACATTAATCTCAGTCAAAGCAGTTGTAACAGCTTTATACACTTCCTCACCGTAAGTTTTCTTCAAGCCTTTCAGTttttcatcttcatcatcaattaCAGCCTGAAACAGCATTAACAGTACTTTTAATATGTAAAACTTCCAGTATAGAAAAGACTGGTGAATAGTAGATCCAGTGAAGTGTGTTTTGTTCATTCCGCTAATTGATTCTATTCAGAAAGTAACAAATGCATACAATCTACATTCTTGTGTATTCAAGCCTAcgaatatattcatatatatctttAAATCAACTATTACAACCTGATTCGCACAACCTAGACAAAAGCTACAAACTGGAGTCTAACAGCACTGGTTGGATAATCAGGCGATTCCTATTTGTCACAGAACCAGACAACCCCTGTTGACCACACAAAACTGAAAACACTAGGTAGAGATAAAATGCAGACAGTTCTGCAGCAAAGCTGTTTAGAATGTTAAAGTGTATTCATAGAAACCTGGATGCTAATTACATTAAATCTTCCTAAATCAATACCAATGACTGATTAACCTTTTcacatcaacaataacaacaacaacccagtataatcccactagtggggtctggggagggtagtgtgtacgcagaccttacccctgcccTGGgctagagaggctgtttccgatagaccctcggctccctccttccaagaactccccaccttgctcttggggtgactcgaactcacaacctcttggtcggaagtggagggtgcttaccactagagcaacccactcttgtcaaccTTTTCACATCAATGGTGCAATATAATCCATCTGTTATCAGTATTGAATCACAGGAAGGAggagggcagcccggtgcactaagctcccgctatgtgcaCAGATTAATATTGAATCACAGATTTTTGACAAATTGGTATGCACAATTTCCAACAATTTCCAATAGTAGCCTATATATTTATGCCACCGTTGAGGGAAAAAGAAACTAAAAATCAAGTTTCAAACAGACTGCAACAGAAGCAAGAGAAGACACACAGCATACTCCAGCTATGCAGTGTCTACAAAATAGGTCACATTACACTGGTCAAGTAAATCCAATAAATTATCACAAATGATCAGCATTCCAACGTATACATCTGTGGTAGAAACTAAAACAAATGGAAGCCAATCCATTTCTTGTCTTCGTACTTAGTAAAAGACTCGACGCCATGAACCAGAAGAAAAGCATACCTGATGTTTCCCATTTATGGAAATGACTTTAATGGGATGCCATTCAGGGTCTCTAAGGTACTCCTCCCACAACGAGCACAACTCAGAAGCTATCTCCTCTGCTTCTACCTCATTATATCTCCTCTTCATTGCTTCAAGAAACGGTCTGCTGTCGAGCTCTCCCATCCTCTTAACACCAATAGGACCATTTCTAGGTAATTCTTTCAAGCCCTATTGAGAAATTAAATTGTCAGTTCCTCAAATCTTGTTTATCAAATGCTGAAGCCACCCAAACTCCTCAACCCCCAAAAAGAGATTTTGAAccagaaagaaaaacaaaaactgaagaaaaaaggaacaaaaaaaattcaatttactACCCTGTCAAAGATTAAAAAGTAGATCTTTAAACCATTTTGGGCTAGTGGTATAATCAGCATGTATCATCAGGTAGACCGAGGAGCTCACCCCCCCACCCAAATCCTCAAAAGCACGCTACAATATGCTATTAAcagtcttcttcttttttaataaatatgaatataattGCTATAGATAGACACTATCAACAATGTATAATGAAACCAGATTATTTGACATACATTAACCAATTCTTTAAGTGCTTCCTGCAGCTCATCATTGCTCTTTCGTTCCTTCACAATCAAGGTTTGGTTCAAAGCCACtaaatcttcatatttttcttccttttctcttAAATCTTTAAGCAGTGTGTCAACTTTTTGCAGAACTTCCTGATTGGCCTCTTCTTCAATCTGCTTCATAGTCACTCGCAATCGCTCCACTTCTATTTCTCCTGCTTGTTTCGTGACAAGTTGTTTCTCAAGCTTAATAATTCTCTTATGGAGTTCCTCCTTTTGTTTCTTCAGACAGCAAAATGGCACCTTAGTGATTTTTTATATATCATGGGAACTTAACAATCAAGATAATGTCAGTAACAAGCAAAAGAGGAACCTGAAAACCAGACCTTCAGTTCTTCTGCCATTTTCGGTACTTTTTCATCAACATTCCGTTGCTCTTCAATCGCAGCACTAAGGGAGGTTTTTAGGATAGCATTCTGGAGGAACAACAATAAGACTTCATGATAACTATTTTCAATTCAACTAAAGGTAGGCACGTAAGGGTGCTTGGTTCCTTAGGTGACGCTCCAAAAAATTCCATCACAGGTGCTTCTCTAGAAAGCATTTTTTTCAATTAAGATgcaaataaacaaagaaaagcatacatgAAAGAACAGTGCCCGCCTATTACTCTTAGAGTACGAGAAGTGGAAagtagaaaataaagaaaaagattgCGAAGAAAATGACCTAGTTTGCAGTGTATATTTGAACATTCAAACAATTGGTATAACCATGCATGCATTGGTTCTAACTCCATGCTGTGAACAATAACTAGAATATTTCGAGAAAGTTTCAACTAGCACATCCATGTCTATGAGATCAAGCCATCACCTAAGTTTTCAGCCTTCGTGTAAAACTTAATGCTTATTATGGTTTGACAAGGAAAGAAGGTCATGTACTCTTCTGTCCCCTTTAATTTTTGCAAATGATAGATCAAACTAAAATCAGATTCAGCATAGAAACAGTTAAGCAAGTAGCAGTATACCTGTTCAAGATCTTCGGACATTTTTTTCCTATCACTTTCATTTTGGGCCTCACGTTTCTGCAATTCTGTATGTCGGAGTTCAAGCTCCTTTTTTTGAGTTTCCAATTGTAATTTTAACTTTTCATGATTAATAAATGTCTGCTGGAAATGATCGCGTGAACTTGACTGGATCTTTTTTATTTCTAATCATACAAACAAGCAtgttaggccatcaaatacacaATATCCTGAGTTCCTAATaggacgcatatgcaatcacaaaCCTTCATTGTATGATTGACGAAGTTTAGCATTCACCACAATCAACTGTTCGACAGACTGGGAAGTCTCCTTATATTTGTCCTCTATCATCTTTAAGTTCAACTTCTTGATTTCAATGGCATTGGTCAAACTAGAAACAAGCTTACGAGTCTTCCGAGATTCTTCTTCCATGATATTAGGAAGGGTTCTAAGGTCTCCAAATTTCTGGAGCTTTTCACCAACAACATTAGTAGCCTGATAATCATCAGCTCGAGCTATCCAAGCATAAAGATCAGACTTTTTGCCATTACTGACTTCCCAATCCTTCTTACCATGATAATCGGCCTCATAGGCCTTCTCAAATAATATGGCATTACTGAACCCAGACCAATCTTTCTTGAATTCAACAAGAGCAATTCCAGAATGGCCTAGGTCATTCCATAGAGTGCGCACTCGTGTTGGATTGAAACCTCTCCTTATCAACTGATCCTTCAGATTGGAACCACTTTCTCCTACATAGCGTCCATCCTTAAATTCAGTGGGAAGATTCACAACAACTGCAATCCACGGCCATACAAACATCTCAGCACGGTCATAATCTAAAAGAGTATCAACCTGAGGATCACCTAGAGTATCAGGTTTTGATGGACTGGCAGCAAGTGCTACATCATTTTCGAAGTACTTGGCCAATGTAAGATGgttagctttatctattgcagTTCGCTTGTTGGAGCTACAGCTTCCAACTTCCCTCACATGGAACATGAGATCCTTATACATAAATTCTCGCTTTCTTTTCTTTGGACAATAGGCAAAAGTGTAAGCCACAGCTGGTATGTTCAACGAGTAATTTCCACTCTTCAACTTTTCATAAGGTATTGATGAACTAGCACTGCCTGCTACATCACTTGCCAAGTACTTGGCCAATGCAAGATGGTTAGCCTTATCTCTTGCAGTTCGCTTCTTAGAGTTACAGCTTCCTACTCCACCAGCATGCTGCAAGAGATCCTTATATGAAAAATCTTTGTTTCTAGTCTCTGGACAATAGGGGCAAGCAAAAGCGACATCTGAATTGTTAAAAGAGTGATTACTCTTCATTTTTTCATAAGATATTGATGTACTGGGAGCACTTGCTACATCATTTTCCAAATATGTGGCAAAATTTTGCAAGTGCTTGGCCAAGGCAAGATGGTTGGCCTTATCTCTTGCCGTTCGTTTCTTAGAGTCACAGCTTCCTACTCCTACTGCATGCTGCAAGAGATCTTTGTACGAAAAATCTCTGTTTCTTGTATCTGAACAATAGGCACAAGCAAAAGTCCTTTCTGATATGTTAAAAGATTGTTTCCCGCTCTCCAACTCTTCATAAGCTTTCAATGGACCTGCTACATCACTATCCAAGTGCTTGACCAATGGAAGATGGTTGGCACTATCTCTTGCAGTTCGCTTCTTAGAGTTACCATTTCTTACTCCACTCGCATGCTGCAAGAGATCCTTGTATAAAAATTCTCTGTTTCTCCTCTCTGGACAATAGGCACGAGCAAAAGCCATATCTGGTATCTTAAGAGAGTGATTTCCAGTCTTCATCTCCTCATAAGATTTTGATGGACCAGCTGCACCTGCTAAATCATTTTCCATGGACTTGGCCAATGCAAGATGGTTGGCCTTATCACTTGCTGTTCGCGTTATAGAGTTACAGTTTCCCACTGAATATACATGCTGAAAGAGATCTTTGTACGAAAAATCTCTGTTTCTTGTCTCTGGACAGTAGGGGCAAGCAaaagtcatatttgatagctTAAAAGAGTGATTTACATTCCTCGACTCTTCATAAGATTTTGATGAACTGGCAGAACCGGCTACATCTTTTTCCAAGCGCTTGGCTAATGCAAGATGGTTCACCTTATCTCTTGCAGTTCGCTTCAAAGAGTTAGAGCTTCCTATTCCATTTGCATGCTGCAAGAGATCCTTATAAGAAAAAACTCTTTCTCTTGTCTCCGGACAATAGGGACAAGCAAAAGCCATATTTGATATCTTAGGAGAGTGATTTCCACTCCTCGAGTCTTCATAATATTTTGCTGAACTGGCAGAACCTGCTACATTATTTTCCAAGCGCTTGGCTAATGCAAGATGGTTCGCCGTATCTCTTGCAGTTCGCTTCGTAGAGTTTGAGCTTCCTATTCCATTTGCATGTTGCAACAGATCCTTATAAGAAAAACCTCTTTTTCTTGTCTCTGGACAATAGGGGCAAGCAAAAACTACATCTGATTTCCTAAAAGAGTGATTTCCACTGTTCAACTCTTTATTAGATTTTGATGGAATAGCAGCACCTGCTACATCATTTTCTAAATACTTGGCCAATGCAAGATGGTTGGCCCTATCTCTTGCAGTTCGTATCTTAGACTTTCCTATTCCACTTGCATGCTGCAAGAGATCTTCATAGAAAAGGTGCCGCCCGCTTTTCTCTTGACAATAGGGACAAGTGTAAGCCACATCTGATATCTTAAAAGATTGATTTCCACACCTCAACTCTTCATATGATTTTTCTTTATAGTCTTCAATCTCTGATTCAGTTATATCAGCATCTTCTCCATAACAATGCTCCATTCACCAATCCTTCTTGCTAGATTTGAACTTATGAGAATGGCACCTAGATATCAAAAGGCATAGCTCATCAATTGTCAGTCAAAACCAGAATCATTAACATACTTAATAAGAGAATTTTCAATTAAGTATGATTTCAACCCCAAAAGCAACAGTCTGACTGAGAAGATCCGAATTAACCACAATATATACATGTACACACAGAgcgagtgtgtgtgtgtgtgtgtgtgtgtgtgtgtgtgagagagagagagagagagagagagagagagagagagagaaccaTCAATGATCATTGACAAAAGGAAGCATTAACAATGCATTTCTTGTGTTAGTTAACAAGTGACTATAGCATTCAATTTCTCATGTCTGCTAATTGTTTATTCTGAAATTTTCATCTTGACGATTGGTAATGGATGGCTCATTGATAGGAGAACAAGAAGCTATAACTCAGTTAGAAAGCATGTGACAACAAGACCATGAGCCTGCACTTTCCTATGCAGCACTTCTCAATTCTCATCACTGCCACTAGTGCTGAAAACCAATAACCTTAACTGTAGCTGTACCGTGTAATGATCACAGGCATTATTCTTTCAAAAACAAATTAATTAGGTGCCCTTTAGGGGTTTCTACCATACATATCCATGCGGCAACCTAAAATTTAACAGTGAGCTCTTGTAGTTGTGGATAGGACCAAGACATTGTGCAAACACATATTGTTATGGGATGTTCTCGTTTCCCATATAAATCTTTTCCCCCAAAAAAGTATTTTATCAACTTTGGTTACTACAAATGTAAAAAAATCCTATGAGTAATGCTATGGAAGTGAATTAAACCAACTAATCTATGACAAGACTCAAATAAGACTAGTTAAATTGGGCGATAGCCTCGTAATACCACATACTACACCTCAATCCCAAGCTAATCAGTGCCGTCGGTATGAATTCTCATTGTCCATGTCGCTCCATTTAAACCCGTCCCAAACCAATATGTA
This sequence is a window from Nicotiana tomentosiformis chromosome 5, ASM39032v3, whole genome shotgun sequence. Protein-coding genes within it:
- the LOC104104271 gene encoding factor of DNA methylation 4-like isoform X3, giving the protein MEHCYGEDADITESEIEDYKEKSYEELRCGNQSFKISDVAYTCPYCQEKSGRHLFYEDLLQHASGIGKSKIRTARDRANHLALAKYLENDVAGAAIPSKSNKELNSGNHSFRKSDVVFACPYCPETRKRGFSYKDLLQHANGIGSSNSTKRTARDTANHLALAKRLENNVAGSASSAKYYEDSRSGNHSPKISNMAFACPYCPETRERVFSYKDLLQHANGIGSSNSLKRTARDKVNHLALAKRLEKDVAGSASSSKSYEESRNVNHSFKLSNMTFACPYCPETRNRDFSYKDLFQHVYSVGNCNSITRTASDKANHLALAKSMENDLAGAAGPSKSYEEMKTGNHSLKIPDMAFARAYCPERRNREFLYKDLLQHASGVRNGNSKKRTARDSANHLPLVKHLDSDVAGPLKAYEELESGKQSFNISERTFACAYCSDTRNRDFSYKDLLQHAVGVGSCDSKKRTARDKANHLALAKHLQNFATYLENDVASAPSTSISYEKMKSNHSFNNSDVAFACPYCPETRNKDFSYKDLLQHAGGVGSCNSKKRTARDKANHLALAKYLASDVAGSASSSIPYEKLKSGNYSLNIPAVAYTFAYCPKKRKREFMYKDLMFHVREVGSCSSNKRTAIDKANHLTLAKYFENDVALAASPSKPDTLGDPQVDTLLDYDRAEMFVWPWIAVVVNLPTEFKDGRYVGESGSNLKDQLIRRGFNPTRVRTLWNDLGHSGIALVEFKKDWSGFSNAILFEKAYEADYHGKKDWEVSNGKKSDLYAWIARADDYQATNVVGEKLQKFGDLRTLPNIMEEESRKTRKLVSSLTNAIEIKKLNLKMIEDKYKETSQSVEQLIVVNAKLRQSYNEEIKKIQSSSRDHFQQTFINHEKLKLQLETQKKELELRHTELQKREAQNESDRKKMSEDLEQNAILKTSLSAAIEEQRNVDEKVPKMAEELKKQKEELHKRIIKLEKQLVTKQAGEIEVERLRVTMKQIEEEANQEVLQKVDTLLKDLREKEEKYEDLVALNQTLIVKERKSNDELQEALKELVNGLKELPRNGPIGVKRMGELDSRPFLEAMKRRYNEVEAEEIASELCSLWEEYLRDPEWHPIKVISINGKHQAVIDDEDEKLKGLKKTYGGSYCVTEPMEKENDTRLNFGCFIVLLLTFFRDRQLKWRIENYGA
- the LOC104104271 gene encoding factor of DNA methylation 4-like isoform X6, whose amino-acid sequence is MEHCYGEDADITESEIEDYKEKSYEELRCGNQSFKISDVAYTCPYCQEKSGRHLFYEDLLQHASGIGKSKIRTARDRANHLALAKYLENDVAGAAIPSKSNKELNSGNHSFRKSDVVFACPYCPETRKRGFSYKDLLQHANGIGSSNSTKRTARDTANHLALAKRLENNVAGSASSAKYYEDSRSGNHSPKISNMAFACPYCPETRERVFSYKDLLQHANGIGSSNSLKRTARDKVNHLALAKRLEKDVAGSASSSKSYEESRNVNHSFKLSNMTFACPYCPETRNRDFSYKDLFQHVYSVGNCNSITRTASDKANHLALAKSMENDLAGAAGPSKSYEEMKTGNHSLKIPDMAFARAYCPERRNREFLYKDLLQHASGVRNGNSKKRTARDSANHLPLVKHLDSDVAGPLKAYEELESGKQSFNISERTFACAYCSDTRNRDFSYKDLLQHAVGVGSCDSKKRTARDKANHLALAKHLQNFATYLENDVASAPSTSISYEKMKSNHSFNNSDVAFACPYCPETRNKDFSYKDLLQHAGGVGSCNSKKRTARDKANHLALAKYLASDVAGSASSSIPYEKLKSGNYSLNIPAVAYTFAYCPKKRKREFMYKDLMFHVREVGSCSSNKRTAIDKANHLTLAKYFENDVALAASPSKPDTLGDPQVDTLLDYDRAEMFVWPWIAVVVNLPTEFKDGRYVGESGSNLKDQLIRRGFNPTRVRTLWNDLGHSGIALVEFKKDWSGFSNAILFEKAYEADYHGKKDWEVSNGKKSDLYAWIARADDYQATNVVGEKLQKFGDLRTLPNIMEEESRKTRKLVSSLTNAIEIKKLNLKMIEDKYKETSQSVEQLIVVNAKLRQSYNEEIKKIQSSSRDHFQQTFINHEKLKLQLETQKKELELRHTELQKREAQNESDRKKMSEDLEQNAILKTSLSAAIEEQRNVDEKVPKMAEELKKQKEELHKRIIKLEKQLVTKQAGEIEVERLRVTMKQIEEEANQEVLQKVDTLLKDLREKEEKYEDLVALNQTLIVKERKSNDELQEALKELVNGLKELPRNGPIGVKRMGELDSRPFLEAMKRRYNEVEAEEIASELCSLWEEYLRDPEWHPIKVISINGKHQAVIDDEDEKLKGLKKTYVAFHLDKL